Proteins encoded within one genomic window of Rossellomorea vietnamensis:
- the pckA gene encoding phosphoenolpyruvate carboxykinase (ATP), producing the protein MNSVSMSNELTELLNGQNIQEQLSVSQLVEKVLQRNEGVLTSSGAIRAETGKYTGRSPKDKFIVEEPTTKDKIEWGSVNQPISSESFDKLYTKVIEYLKEKEEVFSFKGFAGADPKHRLPIQVINEFAWHNLFAHQLFIRPEAEELKDHKSEFTVISAPNFKADPEVDGTHSETFIIVSFEKRIVLIGGTEYAGEMKKSIFSVMNYVLPESDILSMHCSSNVGREGDVALFFGLSGTGKTTLSADPNRRLIGDDEHGWSPNGVFNIEGGCYAKCIGLTREKEPQIFDAIRFGSVLENVVLDDMSRIADYDDNTLTENTRAAYPLQAMENIVEPSIAGHPNTIVFLTADAFGVLPPISKLTKEQAMYHFLSGYTSKLAGTERGITSPQATFSTCFGSPFLPLPATRYAEMLGKKIDEHNAQVFLVNTGWTGGEYGVGNRMKLSYTRAMIQAALEGELTNVETATDEIFGLNIPVHVPGVPDEVLQPKKTWSNEAAYEVKAKELAHKFNENFKKFSNVPSDIEQKGGPSVK; encoded by the coding sequence ATGAATTCAGTGAGCATGTCTAATGAATTAACGGAATTACTTAATGGTCAAAACATCCAGGAACAATTATCTGTTTCTCAACTAGTCGAAAAGGTCCTTCAGCGAAATGAAGGCGTTTTAACTTCATCAGGTGCAATCAGAGCAGAAACTGGTAAATACACAGGACGCTCTCCTAAAGATAAATTTATTGTGGAAGAACCAACGACGAAAGATAAAATCGAATGGGGTTCTGTCAATCAGCCGATCTCATCGGAATCGTTCGATAAATTATATACGAAAGTCATCGAATACTTAAAAGAAAAAGAAGAAGTATTTTCATTTAAAGGGTTCGCAGGTGCCGACCCGAAACATAGACTACCGATCCAGGTGATCAATGAATTTGCCTGGCATAATCTGTTTGCCCACCAATTATTCATTCGCCCGGAAGCAGAAGAGTTAAAAGATCACAAGTCAGAATTCACCGTCATTTCAGCCCCGAACTTCAAGGCTGATCCTGAAGTCGACGGCACTCACTCCGAAACGTTCATCATCGTTTCATTTGAAAAAAGAATCGTATTGATCGGTGGTACGGAATATGCCGGTGAAATGAAGAAGTCGATCTTCTCGGTCATGAACTATGTACTTCCTGAATCCGACATCCTTTCCATGCACTGCTCTTCGAACGTCGGTCGTGAAGGCGATGTTGCATTGTTCTTCGGATTGTCCGGTACAGGGAAAACGACTTTATCCGCTGACCCTAACCGCCGCTTGATCGGTGATGACGAGCACGGCTGGTCCCCGAACGGCGTATTCAATATTGAAGGCGGATGCTATGCTAAGTGCATCGGGCTTACACGTGAAAAAGAACCTCAGATCTTTGATGCGATCCGTTTCGGTTCCGTCCTGGAAAATGTCGTTCTTGATGATATGTCCCGCATCGCGGATTATGATGATAACACTTTAACAGAAAACACGCGTGCTGCCTACCCCCTTCAAGCGATGGAAAACATCGTGGAGCCAAGTATCGCAGGACACCCAAATACAATTGTATTCTTAACAGCTGATGCTTTCGGGGTATTACCTCCGATCAGCAAGCTGACAAAAGAACAGGCGATGTACCATTTCTTAAGCGGCTATACATCGAAGCTTGCAGGTACAGAGCGTGGAATCACGTCACCACAGGCTACATTCTCGACATGCTTCGGTTCACCGTTCCTCCCTCTTCCTGCCACTCGCTATGCAGAGATGCTTGGTAAGAAGATCGATGAGCACAATGCACAAGTATTCCTCGTGAATACAGGTTGGACCGGCGGAGAATACGGGGTTGGGAATCGCATGAAGCTTTCCTACACCCGCGCCATGATCCAGGCGGCCCTTGAGGGTGAACTTACGAATGTGGAAACGGCAACAGACGAGATTTTCGGCCTGAACATCCCGGTTCACGTTCCTGGTGTTCCAGACGAAGTGCTTCAACCTAAGAAGACATGGTCCAATGAAGCGGCCTATGAAGTGAAAGCAAAAGAACTTGCTCATAAATTCAACGAGAACTTCAAGAAATTCTCGAACGTCCCTTCTGACATCGAACAAAAAGGCGGCCCGTCCGTAAAATAA